In the genome of Fusobacterium necrogenes, one region contains:
- a CDS encoding DMT family transporter: MQYLGEIFALVTSLGWALSSLFFEKASRRADSISVNVIRLVIGIVFLGIFTFMDRGAVLPLDATPQNWKILGISGLIGLFLGDQFLYEAYVMIGARICMLFMTMTPLVVGVFGYLFLGEALTLIQIAAMLITCSGVLLVVINPKNKNDEKKLSSKGILFICVAIILEATGIVFTKMGSMGYDPSSSTQIRMICALGVFVIFLTYKRLWKKVFNVLEDRKVILLIIGGTITATAGITFLVAALNLGNAGIISTISSTSPILIIPISYLIFKEKIRIKEIIGACISVFGIALFFL; encoded by the coding sequence ATGCAATATTTAGGAGAGATTTTTGCACTTGTTACATCACTTGGGTGGGCCTTGAGCTCACTTTTTTTTGAGAAAGCTTCAAGGAGAGCTGACAGTATTTCAGTAAATGTAATTAGATTAGTAATAGGTATTGTTTTTCTAGGAATTTTTACCTTTATGGATAGGGGAGCTGTTTTGCCATTAGATGCAACGCCACAAAATTGGAAAATATTAGGAATATCAGGCCTTATAGGATTATTTTTAGGAGATCAATTTTTGTATGAAGCCTATGTTATGATAGGGGCTAGAATATGTATGCTTTTTATGACAATGACTCCCCTAGTAGTAGGAGTATTTGGTTATCTTTTTTTAGGGGAAGCATTGACACTAATTCAAATTGCAGCTATGCTAATAACCTGTAGTGGAGTACTATTAGTAGTAATCAACCCTAAAAATAAAAATGATGAGAAAAAATTATCATCAAAGGGGATACTATTTATCTGTGTAGCAATAATTTTAGAGGCAACAGGAATAGTATTTACTAAGATGGGTTCAATGGGATATGACCCTAGTTCATCTACTCAGATAAGAATGATTTGTGCTTTAGGTGTCTTTGTAATTTTTCTTACTTACAAAAGATTGTGGAAAAAAGTCTTTAATGTATTGGAGGATAGGAAAGTTATATTGTTAATAATAGGTGGAACTATTACAGCCACAGCTGGAATAACTTTTTTAGTAGCAGCTCTTAATTTAGGAAATGCTGGTATTATATCTACAATTTCCTCAACGAGCCCAATTCTTATAATTCCCATATCATATTTAATATTTAAAGAAAAAATAAGAATAAAAGAGATAATAGGGGCTTGTATCTCTGTTTTTGGAATAGCTTTATTTTTCTTGTAA